In Leptospiraceae bacterium, one DNA window encodes the following:
- a CDS encoding helix-turn-helix domain-containing protein yields the protein MDRKRVGQILKEAREAKKLAVRDVAKETKISVKFILALENEDYAQFPGETFALGFLRNYSDYLKTDTGALINLYKGEKIEESQVPLEELTKPTIAGFGSFDKFRAITVLGTLAVLFSVYLIFKAFEGNDSSFEDEHSSEVSKEKTELPRDLTFVSQSVPENTSVPFILTSERGVSFSVSNQQCNIFIKSAKENSDPSQNKAVIGFNIASDRKIYSFETKVGDETVLTNSIPELSTLRRDIRILTQAITGKSAKLLITLSEEKAGTVKKPVGDVPIQVALYFLKSSYLEYILDGQMGERGLVAAGEVRQLEAKDRLEIKVGDGGAVEMVQNGKDKVRLGKPGKLVKKVYYKAPSLYDSTQYTIKELGE from the coding sequence ATGGATAGAAAAAGAGTAGGGCAGATTTTAAAAGAAGCAAGAGAAGCAAAAAAACTAGCAGTTAGAGATGTGGCTAAAGAAACAAAAATTTCTGTTAAGTTTATTTTAGCACTTGAAAATGAAGATTACGCGCAGTTCCCCGGAGAAACCTTTGCCTTGGGTTTTTTAAGAAACTATTCCGATTATTTAAAAACAGACACAGGTGCTTTAATCAATTTGTACAAGGGAGAAAAAATCGAAGAATCTCAGGTGCCTTTAGAAGAGTTGACTAAGCCAACAATTGCAGGGTTTGGCAGCTTTGATAAGTTTAGAGCAATTACCGTTCTTGGAACTCTTGCTGTACTATTTTCAGTTTATTTAATTTTTAAAGCATTTGAAGGAAACGATTCCAGTTTTGAAGACGAGCACTCAAGCGAGGTATCAAAAGAAAAAACTGAGTTGCCGAGAGATTTAACATTTGTTTCTCAGTCAGTCCCGGAAAATACGAGTGTGCCGTTTATATTAACTTCTGAAAGAGGAGTCAGTTTTAGCGTAAGCAATCAGCAATGCAATATATTTATTAAAAGCGCCAAAGAAAATTCTGACCCTTCTCAAAATAAAGCTGTGATAGGTTTTAATATTGCCTCCGATAGAAAAATCTATTCCTTTGAAACGAAAGTTGGAGATGAAACAGTTTTAACAAACAGTATTCCTGAGTTGTCAACTTTGCGAAGAGATATTCGAATCTTGACCCAAGCCATTACCGGTAAGTCCGCTAAATTGCTAATCACCTTGAGTGAAGAAAAAGCAGGTACCGTAAAAAAACCGGTAGGAGATGTTCCTATACAAGTTGCACTGTATTTTTTAAAATCCAGCTATTTAGAATATATTTTAGACGGGCAAATGGGAGAGAGAGGGCTTGTAGCTGCGGGGGAAGTTAGACAATTGGAAGCCAAGGACAGGTTGGAAATAAAAGTCGGAGACGGTGGGGCAGTTGAGATGGTACAAAATGGGAAAGATAAGGTAAGATTGGGAAAACCCGGTAAACTCGTAAAAAAAGTGTATTATAAAGCACCGAGCCTTTATGATAGTACTCAATACACTATAAAAGAGCTTGGTGAATAG
- the trpD gene encoding anthranilate phosphoribosyltransferase: MNSKEILFKVVDKENLTKNEAYDFLSLVMKGDFSEILLSSFLTAMKFKGEVSDELFGFARAMRDAAIKPKRKFDFDFLDTCGTGGDGKNSINISTLAALTLASMGVKVAKHGNRSVSSVCGSSDLLIELGYKMDKTHEEVEENFLRFGFVFLFAPFWHPAMKFAANVRKELGFRTFFNLIGPLCNPFSAPYQIVGVYSKEYLEIISKVLIQLELKKSIVCHSEDGFDEFSVFHPTLYYHSNGNDLSKEIFHPSVLKLKNLKEEEIFTDSREKSVKMVKEILLGKINTGSYAVALNAGVSLYLMEIVKSIPEGFERALSEIECGKINEYFSRILNG, encoded by the coding sequence ATGAACTCTAAAGAAATCCTTTTTAAGGTTGTAGATAAAGAAAATCTTACAAAAAATGAGGCGTATGATTTTTTATCTCTTGTAATGAAAGGAGATTTCTCGGAAATTCTTCTGTCATCTTTTCTTACAGCCATGAAGTTCAAGGGAGAGGTTTCAGACGAGCTTTTTGGCTTTGCTAGGGCAATGAGAGACGCTGCGATTAAGCCAAAAAGGAAGTTTGATTTTGATTTTTTAGATACTTGCGGAACGGGTGGAGATGGTAAAAATTCGATAAATATATCTACATTGGCAGCACTTACCCTTGCATCTATGGGAGTGAAGGTTGCAAAGCACGGCAATCGCTCTGTTTCTTCTGTTTGCGGATCCAGTGATTTGTTGATTGAGTTAGGCTATAAAATGGACAAAACTCACGAAGAGGTCGAAGAAAATTTTTTGCGGTTTGGTTTTGTATTTTTGTTTGCACCATTTTGGCACCCTGCAATGAAGTTTGCTGCCAATGTGAGAAAAGAGTTAGGGTTTAGGACATTTTTTAACTTGATCGGTCCTCTGTGCAATCCATTTTCTGCACCTTACCAGATTGTTGGAGTCTATTCAAAAGAATACCTTGAAATTATAAGTAAGGTTTTAATTCAGTTGGAGTTGAAAAAATCCATAGTATGCCACTCTGAAGACGGATTTGATGAATTTTCAGTATTTCATCCTACACTATATTATCACTCTAATGGAAATGATTTATCAAAAGAAATATTTCACCCATCAGTGTTGAAGTTGAAAAATCTAAAAGAAGAAGAAATTTTCACTGATTCGAGAGAAAAATCGGTTAAAATGGTCAAAGAAATTCTTTTGGGAAAGATCAACACTGGTAGCTATGCTGTTGCTTTGAACGCAGGCGTATCACTTTATCTTATGGAAATAGTAAAATCTATTCCAGAAGGATTTGAAAGGGCTTTGTCTGAGATAGAGTGTGGCAAGATCAATGAATATTTTAGTAGAATTTTAAACGGGTAG
- a CDS encoding MiaB/RimO family radical SAM methylthiotransferase codes for MSKPKFSDNKKSFYITTLGCPKNTADSRSMRESLIREGFFPADNPENSNFHLINSCTFIKGATKETIETILEAGEIKKKEKDQKLVVVGCFAERYPDEIKKEIPEVDYVFGTGQYDKAGLLLKEKFSKDLKVFTRFEDELFIRESESDAQTPHAFIKISDGCNRGCSFCIIPKLRGSFREVSLFEILEDCKKMLNKGAIELCLVSQDSVFYGKNTEILMDTIQKITDLDKLKLLRLLYLYPDKKTEKLLDLVIQNEKIAPYFESPIQHVSDKILKSMNRTGSYSFYKNLFLKARQKSGLEIRTSIILGFPGETTEDVDLVLKFIEEVKPEKLALFSFSPEEDTPAYNLPRNISGKEVSHRVNLVRDFHLEILKKIHQERIGKIFDAIVSEKEDENFLVRRFQDAPEIDEIVFVDKKDLKLGQIGKVRIDSFSEYDMEGTWIQ; via the coding sequence ATTTCCAAGCCAAAGTTTTCTGATAATAAAAAATCTTTTTATATCACTACATTAGGATGTCCTAAAAATACTGCCGACTCAAGAAGTATGAGAGAGTCTCTAATCCGAGAAGGATTCTTCCCTGCGGATAATCCTGAAAATAGCAATTTTCATTTGATCAATAGTTGTACTTTCATTAAAGGGGCAACTAAGGAAACTATAGAAACTATTTTGGAAGCAGGAGAAATCAAAAAAAAAGAAAAGGATCAAAAATTAGTAGTGGTTGGTTGTTTTGCAGAGCGATACCCGGATGAAATTAAAAAAGAAATTCCCGAAGTCGATTATGTTTTTGGTACAGGGCAATACGACAAAGCAGGTCTATTACTAAAAGAAAAGTTTTCTAAAGACCTAAAGGTATTCACAAGATTTGAGGATGAATTATTTATTCGAGAGAGTGAAAGTGATGCACAAACCCCCCATGCATTTATAAAAATTTCTGATGGCTGCAATAGAGGGTGTAGTTTTTGTATCATTCCAAAATTGAGAGGTAGTTTTAGAGAAGTTTCTCTTTTTGAAATTTTGGAAGATTGCAAGAAAATGCTGAATAAGGGAGCCATAGAGCTTTGCTTGGTTTCTCAGGATTCGGTATTCTATGGGAAAAATACTGAAATTTTGATGGATACGATTCAAAAAATTACGGATTTGGACAAGCTGAAACTTCTTAGACTACTGTATTTATACCCTGATAAGAAGACCGAAAAACTTTTAGATTTGGTAATACAAAACGAAAAAATTGCACCTTACTTTGAATCTCCTATTCAACACGTATCTGATAAAATTTTAAAATCAATGAATCGTACTGGAAGCTATTCATTTTACAAAAATCTTTTTTTAAAAGCGAGACAAAAATCAGGATTGGAAATTCGCACATCTATAATACTCGGCTTTCCGGGTGAGACCACAGAAGACGTTGATCTGGTTTTAAAATTTATAGAAGAAGTCAAACCTGAAAAATTAGCATTATTTAGTTTCTCTCCTGAAGAAGATACACCTGCGTACAATCTACCAAGAAATATCTCCGGGAAAGAAGTGAGTCACAGAGTCAATCTTGTAAGAGATTTTCATTTGGAGATATTAAAAAAAATTCACCAAGAAAGAATTGGCAAGATATTTGATGCGATTGTGTCAGAAAAAGAAGATGAAAACTTTTTGGTAAGAAGATTTCAAGACGCACCAGAAATAGACGAAATAGTTTTTGTAGATAAGAAAGATTTAAAATTGGGGCAAATTGGAAAGGTTCGAATTGATTCATTTTCCGAATACGATATGGAAGGTACTTGGATACAATGA
- the yajC gene encoding preprotein translocase subunit YajC: MLNNEYFFQIGAILAQDSGADPNKSIFSTLILIPVMFIIMYFLVIRPQRKEEKKKKEMIANLKKGDSVLTTSGIYGKIVEFKDNNETVVLNIAQDTNVLFAASSVIKKK; encoded by the coding sequence ATGCTAAACAATGAGTACTTTTTTCAGATAGGGGCAATACTTGCACAAGACAGTGGCGCAGACCCTAACAAATCAATATTTTCAACGTTAATTTTGATTCCGGTGATGTTTATTATCATGTATTTTTTGGTGATACGTCCTCAAAGAAAAGAAGAAAAAAAGAAAAAAGAAATGATTGCTAATCTAAAAAAAGGGGACTCGGTATTAACAACCTCCGGGATTTACGGTAAAATTGTAGAGTTCAAAGACAATAACGAAACTGTGGTTTTGAATATTGCCCAAGATACAAATGTTTTGTTTGCTGCTTCTTCTGTGATTAAAAAGAAATAG
- the pgsA gene encoding CDP-diacylglycerol--glycerol-3-phosphate 3-phosphatidyltransferase produces the protein MKFEKELNFPNILTVVRVLIVPFFIYFLFQDGLVYRVTAFLFFVLASLTDLIDGYLARKWNQETEFGKFLDPLADKILVIGSFITFILLDEQIELWMVLLIIFRDMLITTLRFLAIRLNKSLRTTMMGKVKTTFQMTAILLLLIFFMLLSIRERNAINLIFENGRASGLTVFEIANDNFFNLYNTLSSGIQLSISQCIFQIATFVPYYAMLFTTFITVLSGLRYLVTNLELLKLQNLLQVLFRKK, from the coding sequence ATGAAGTTTGAAAAAGAATTGAACTTTCCGAATATTCTGACAGTTGTTCGCGTTTTGATTGTACCTTTTTTTATATATTTTCTATTTCAAGACGGTTTAGTTTATAGAGTGACTGCATTTTTATTTTTCGTTCTCGCTTCTCTAACTGACCTTATCGATGGGTATCTCGCAAGAAAGTGGAATCAAGAAACTGAGTTTGGAAAATTCTTAGACCCCCTAGCGGATAAGATTTTAGTGATCGGTAGCTTCATCACTTTTATTCTATTAGACGAGCAGATTGAGTTGTGGATGGTATTACTGATTATTTTTAGAGATATGCTGATTACTACGCTTAGGTTTTTGGCAATTCGTTTAAATAAATCTCTACGAACTACCATGATGGGAAAAGTAAAAACTACTTTTCAGATGACCGCAATTTTACTGCTTCTCATTTTCTTTATGTTGCTATCTATTCGAGAAAGAAATGCGATAAACTTAATTTTTGAAAATGGAAGGGCAAGCGGGCTTACGGTTTTTGAGATTGCGAACGATAATTTTTTTAATCTATACAATACTTTAAGTTCTGGTATTCAATTATCTATTTCTCAGTGTATTTTTCAAATAGCTACATTTGTCCCGTATTATGCAATGTTATTTACTACTTTTATCACAGTTTTGTCCGGGTTAAGATATTTAGTCACAAATTTAGAGTTATTAAAATTGCAAAATTTACTACAGGTATTGTTTAGAAAAAAATGA